A genomic window from Corynebacterium fournieri includes:
- the kdpA gene encoding potassium-transporting ATPase subunit KdpA gives MPLAIQTICALLLVTLLLAVARVPVGIYMYKCFTDKKHNAAEKVVYKLIGVNPDNEMRWTSYAIASVAFGVASVLVLWLIIMVQGMLPWGFGRSQDWHTALNTAVSFTTNTNWQSYSGETGAGYVVGMAGLTVQNFVSAATGIAVAVALFRGLARSNSGTVGNFWVDLVRASLRVLLPISVLGALLLIAGGVAQNLAAPLQVTTVTGQSQTILTGPVASEEAIKMLGTNGGGIFNANSAHPFENPNAWTNLLEILLVLLIPFSLPVTYGLFVKDRRQGLALTAAMAILWAGSAALLVWAESSMPATALEGKESRFGVLWSAIFATTTTGTSTGAVNSMHDSYSPLGGGLVMFNMMLGEVSPGGVGTGMYNMLTFVVLSVFIAGLMIGRTPEVLGKTIGRREITLAALAAIVMPALVLLLTAGAVLLPGVRESMNNTGSHGLSEVLYAYTSGANNNGSAFAGLSAGTPYLNLTIAFAMFVGRFAPIALMVALAGSLAAQRGRQDTAGSMPTHNATFTILLLCVILIVAGLTFLPSLALGPIAEALS, from the coding sequence CATGTACAAGTGCTTCACAGACAAAAAGCACAACGCCGCGGAGAAAGTCGTCTACAAACTCATCGGCGTCAACCCCGACAACGAAATGCGGTGGACCTCCTACGCAATCGCGTCCGTCGCTTTCGGTGTGGCGTCGGTGCTCGTCTTGTGGCTCATCATCATGGTCCAAGGCATGCTGCCATGGGGCTTTGGCCGCTCTCAAGACTGGCACACGGCGTTGAACACTGCAGTCTCCTTCACCACGAACACGAACTGGCAAAGTTATTCGGGTGAAACCGGGGCGGGGTACGTCGTTGGTATGGCTGGTCTGACCGTGCAGAACTTCGTGTCTGCGGCCACCGGCATCGCCGTCGCCGTGGCACTGTTCCGTGGTCTCGCACGATCGAACTCGGGGACGGTAGGCAACTTCTGGGTCGATCTTGTTCGTGCCTCGCTGCGCGTGCTGCTTCCTATTTCCGTTCTCGGCGCGCTTCTTCTCATCGCAGGCGGAGTGGCCCAAAACTTGGCCGCGCCCCTGCAGGTCACGACGGTGACAGGGCAGTCCCAGACAATCCTCACCGGCCCTGTGGCGTCGGAGGAGGCAATCAAGATGCTCGGCACGAACGGCGGCGGTATCTTCAACGCAAACTCCGCGCACCCGTTTGAAAACCCGAACGCGTGGACGAACTTGCTGGAGATTCTGCTTGTTCTGCTCATACCGTTCTCACTGCCGGTCACCTACGGGCTGTTCGTGAAAGATCGCCGCCAAGGCCTCGCGCTGACTGCGGCCATGGCGATCTTGTGGGCTGGGTCTGCCGCGCTGCTGGTCTGGGCTGAAAGCTCTATGCCCGCGACTGCGTTGGAAGGTAAAGAAAGCCGTTTCGGCGTGCTGTGGTCGGCCATTTTCGCTACGACCACCACCGGCACCTCGACCGGCGCAGTCAACTCGATGCACGACTCATACAGTCCGCTCGGCGGCGGACTGGTCATGTTCAACATGATGCTCGGCGAGGTTTCGCCCGGCGGTGTGGGCACCGGCATGTACAACATGCTCACCTTCGTAGTGCTCTCAGTGTTCATCGCGGGGTTGATGATCGGGCGCACGCCCGAGGTGCTCGGAAAGACCATTGGGCGCCGTGAGATCACACTCGCCGCGCTGGCCGCCATCGTGATGCCCGCGCTGGTCCTGCTGCTGACGGCGGGGGCAGTGCTGCTCCCGGGCGTGCGCGAATCGATGAACAACACCGGTTCCCACGGCTTAAGTGAGGTGCTTTACGCATACACCTCCGGCGCGAACAACAACGGTTCCGCGTTCGCCGGACTCAGCGCTGGAACGCCGTATCTCAACCTCACTATCGCGTTTGCCATGTTCGTAGGGCGCTTCGCGCCGATCGCACTCATGGTCGCTCTGGCTGGGTCGCTTGCGGCGCAGCGCGGCCGCCAAGACACCGCCGGCTCGATGCCTACCCACAACGCCACTTTCACCATTCTCTTGCTCTGCGTGATTCTCATCGTCGCGGGCCTGACATTCCTGCCGTCGCTTGCGCTCGGCCCTATCGCGGAGGCACTTTCATGA
- the kdpB gene encoding potassium-transporting ATPase subunit KdpB, with protein MTTATQAPAPVSKRQSSSLSSQLNGNVVEALKKLNPANLVQQPVIFVVWLGAVLTTVLTVFHPTLFSVSVTLWLWATIIFANLAEAVAEGRGKAQASALRQTRTDARARLLCDDGTETEVSGSDLSIGDLVVVEAGQQIPGDGDVVEGVATVDESAITGESAPVIRESGGDRSAVTGGTTVLSDRIVVKITSKPGETFIDRMISLVEGAERKKTPNELALNILLITLSILFVMAVTAIQPMAIYSGHKLSLIALVALLVCLIPTTIGALLSAIGIAGMDRLVQHNVLAMSGRAVEAAGDVSTLLLDKTGTITYGNRRASDIVTVEGTDSKEMIAAAWQSSLADETPEGRSIIEFIDGLDSANDVVRDDATTLNRQGAEFVPFSANTRMSGVDFPDGTQVRKGASSAVKSWVAAEGGRLPSDVDQVVEDISASGGTPLVVAKRSSGQSPRIVGVLHLKDVVKPGLTERFAQLREMGIKTIMITGDNAVTAAAIAKEAGVDDFLAEATPEDKMRLIKKEQAGGHLVAMTGDGTNDAPALAQADVGVAMNSGTSAAKEAGNMVDLDSDPTKLIDIVGIGKQLLITRGALTTFSIANDLAKYFAIIPAMFVPIFPGLEMLNVMRLHSSESAMLSAVIFNALVIVALIPLSLKGVKYRSMSAGALLNRNLLIYGLGGIIAPFIGIKAIDLIIQLLPGM; from the coding sequence ATGACCACTGCAACTCAAGCACCCGCACCCGTTTCCAAACGCCAATCGAGCTCGCTCAGCAGCCAATTGAACGGCAATGTCGTCGAGGCGTTGAAAAAGCTCAACCCCGCCAACCTCGTGCAGCAGCCCGTGATTTTCGTGGTGTGGCTCGGAGCGGTGCTCACCACCGTGCTCACCGTCTTCCATCCCACCCTGTTTTCCGTCAGCGTCACGCTGTGGCTGTGGGCGACGATCATCTTCGCCAACCTGGCTGAAGCGGTCGCGGAGGGCCGCGGCAAGGCACAAGCCTCGGCGCTGCGGCAAACTCGCACCGATGCCAGGGCGCGATTGCTTTGCGACGACGGTACCGAAACCGAAGTGTCGGGATCCGATCTCTCCATCGGAGATTTGGTCGTGGTGGAAGCCGGCCAGCAGATCCCGGGCGACGGCGACGTCGTCGAAGGCGTTGCCACCGTGGATGAGTCTGCGATCACAGGCGAATCCGCACCTGTGATCCGCGAGTCCGGCGGCGACCGCAGCGCAGTCACAGGTGGCACCACAGTGCTCTCCGACCGTATCGTGGTCAAAATTACGTCCAAGCCGGGCGAAACATTCATCGACCGAATGATTTCCCTCGTCGAGGGCGCCGAGCGAAAGAAGACTCCGAACGAGCTCGCTCTGAACATTCTCCTGATCACGCTGAGCATCCTGTTCGTGATGGCAGTCACCGCTATTCAACCAATGGCGATCTACTCCGGGCACAAGCTCTCGCTCATTGCTCTGGTAGCTCTGCTCGTGTGCCTGATTCCGACGACAATCGGCGCGCTGCTCAGCGCCATCGGGATCGCAGGCATGGATCGCCTCGTGCAGCACAACGTGCTTGCCATGTCCGGGCGTGCGGTGGAGGCAGCCGGCGACGTATCGACGTTGCTGCTGGACAAGACCGGCACTATTACGTACGGCAACCGGCGGGCATCCGACATCGTCACGGTCGAAGGCACCGACTCCAAGGAAATGATTGCCGCTGCGTGGCAAAGCTCGCTTGCCGACGAAACACCTGAAGGCCGCTCCATCATCGAGTTCATTGACGGTCTCGATTCAGCAAACGATGTCGTACGCGACGACGCCACCACGCTGAACAGGCAAGGCGCTGAGTTCGTGCCGTTTTCCGCAAACACCCGCATGTCGGGAGTGGATTTCCCCGATGGAACGCAGGTGCGCAAAGGCGCGAGCTCTGCAGTGAAATCCTGGGTCGCAGCCGAAGGGGGCCGTCTGCCCAGCGATGTCGACCAGGTCGTCGAAGATATCTCTGCATCCGGCGGCACGCCGCTCGTGGTGGCCAAGAGATCCTCGGGACAGTCACCGCGAATCGTCGGTGTGCTCCATCTGAAAGACGTTGTCAAGCCGGGGCTGACTGAACGCTTCGCGCAACTGCGGGAGATGGGCATCAAAACGATCATGATCACCGGTGACAATGCTGTTACCGCGGCAGCGATCGCGAAGGAAGCAGGGGTCGACGACTTCCTGGCGGAGGCCACGCCGGAAGACAAGATGCGCCTGATCAAGAAGGAGCAGGCCGGCGGCCACCTCGTCGCGATGACTGGCGACGGCACGAACGACGCACCTGCGCTGGCTCAAGCCGACGTGGGCGTGGCCATGAATTCGGGTACCTCTGCGGCGAAGGAAGCCGGAAACATGGTTGACCTCGACTCGGATCCGACAAAGCTCATCGACATCGTGGGCATTGGCAAACAGCTGCTGATCACTCGCGGCGCGTTGACTACGTTCTCCATCGCGAATGACCTGGCCAAGTACTTCGCCATCATTCCCGCGATGTTCGTGCCGATCTTCCCCGGGCTGGAAATGCTCAACGTCATGCGCCTGCACTCGTCCGAATCCGCCATGCTCAGCGCAGTGATCTTCAACGCGCTGGTCATCGTCGCACTCATCCCGCTTTCGCTCAAGGGCGTGAAGTACCGGTCGATGTCCGCCGGCGCGCTGCTCAACCGCAACCTGCTCATCTACGGACTCGGCGGAATTATCGCCCCGTTCATCGGCATCAAAGCCATCGACCTGATCATTCAACTCCTCCCAGGGATGTGA
- the kdpC gene encoding potassium-transporting ATPase subunit KdpC — protein sequence MNTLRQTGAAFRALLVLTVILGIAYPLLMVGIGRLMPAQADGSLQRNGEDVVGSKLIAQPAGGPEFFRPRPSAGDWDGEASGGSNLSPASRELRDRMDERRQALEQENPDAGEVPAEALTASSSGLDPHISPEYAHWQAPRIAGERGMDRQDVDKLIEAHTKKALLGFFGQDTVNVNELNYSLEYEG from the coding sequence ATGAATACTTTGCGGCAAACAGGGGCAGCCTTCCGCGCCCTTCTCGTTCTCACTGTCATCCTCGGCATCGCCTATCCGCTTCTCATGGTCGGAATCGGCCGCCTCATGCCAGCCCAGGCGGACGGCTCACTGCAACGCAACGGCGAGGATGTCGTCGGCTCCAAACTCATCGCGCAACCAGCGGGAGGACCGGAATTCTTCCGGCCGCGGCCGTCCGCTGGCGACTGGGACGGCGAGGCGTCCGGAGGCAGCAACCTCTCTCCGGCATCGCGGGAGCTGCGCGACCGAATGGATGAGCGCAGGCAGGCATTGGAACAGGAAAACCCGGACGCCGGCGAGGTTCCTGCAGAGGCGCTGACGGCATCTTCCAGTGGCCTCGATCCACACATCTCTCCGGAGTACGCGCACTGGCAGGCGCCGCGGATCGCGGGGGAGCGGGGAATGGACCGTCAGGACGTCGACAAGCTGATTGAAGCTCACACGAAAAAAGCACTCCTGGGCTTCTTCGGACAGGATACGGTGAACGTCAACGAATTGAACTACTCGCTCGAGTACGAAGGCTGA
- a CDS encoding ATP-binding protein gives MTRGRLRVFLGGAPGVGKTVAMLTEGHRLAAAGEDVVVALVETHGRPFTLKQVDGLEVVPRKDVSYKGATIAEMDLNAVLARKPDVALVDEMAHTNPPGRQNSKRWQDIEVLLDAGIDVISTVNVQHLESLNDVVESITGVVQNETIPDAALRAADQIDLVDLSPEALRQRMAYGDIYKPENIDAALANYFREGNLSALRELALLWLADRVDEALARYREDNSIEKSWPTRERVVVALSGGREGEALLRRGARIAKRGVGGELLAVFATRSDGLSGATLPDIARLRRLTEELGGTFHTVTGESPAQSVLEFARGCNATQIVIGTSRRPLWRRLWSRGFSEEIIESSHEIDTHVVALADGGTAMRRKRAQALPGERRNAGFLLAVALPAVISGLFLCFRDHPNLALVSPVFLLAAVVVALVGGLWPSVVAAVLGSLLADWFFTPPYGTLTIGHLANTVALLFSVAVAIIVASLVNRYAMRLHQARVAQAEATAMADMTNVLLGSNQQLRLLLDRIVEMCGLTAAAVVERRSQLGSFTTLECTDAFDPANIEDSERDAIDGTHDLVLQPADISAEKRRLISACVVYAQAILQRDELERSASSAAELASDNRARTALLSAVSHDLRTPLSGIKASIESLRSTSVSFTAEERGELMESIELSADKLDRLITNLLGMSRLQVGALIAKPDVYDLRELLPEYIAQVSEPNRVRFIAAAEPVLACVDAGLLERVVTNLLENSLHYQQQGEVRVSTEPQSGAVAIKIVDSGPGVKRKDREAIFLPFQRKGDTQTTDGVGLGLAVARGLAEAMHGEVAPSETPGGGLTMTVRVPVKPNPREEREADV, from the coding sequence ATGACACGAGGACGGCTCCGCGTCTTTCTCGGCGGCGCGCCCGGTGTGGGCAAAACAGTCGCGATGCTCACGGAAGGCCACCGCCTTGCTGCTGCCGGCGAAGACGTGGTGGTCGCACTCGTGGAAACACACGGCCGCCCGTTCACTCTGAAGCAGGTCGACGGGCTTGAGGTGGTGCCGCGCAAGGACGTGTCGTACAAAGGCGCAACGATTGCCGAGATGGACCTCAACGCAGTGCTGGCGAGAAAGCCAGACGTTGCGCTGGTGGACGAAATGGCGCACACCAATCCCCCAGGCAGGCAAAACTCCAAACGTTGGCAGGACATCGAAGTGCTGCTCGATGCCGGCATCGACGTGATTTCCACCGTCAACGTCCAGCACCTCGAATCCCTCAACGACGTGGTGGAATCAATCACCGGGGTGGTGCAAAACGAGACGATTCCGGATGCAGCGCTGCGTGCAGCCGACCAAATCGACCTCGTCGACCTGTCACCGGAGGCACTGCGACAACGCATGGCATACGGCGATATTTACAAACCCGAGAATATCGACGCCGCATTGGCGAACTACTTCAGGGAAGGAAACCTCTCCGCGCTGCGCGAGCTGGCGCTGCTGTGGCTGGCTGACCGGGTCGACGAAGCGCTCGCCCGCTACCGCGAAGACAACAGCATTGAGAAATCTTGGCCCACCCGCGAAAGGGTTGTCGTGGCTCTGTCCGGGGGGCGCGAAGGTGAGGCGTTGCTGCGACGCGGCGCCCGAATAGCTAAGCGCGGCGTCGGCGGGGAACTTCTCGCAGTGTTCGCGACGCGCTCCGACGGCCTGTCAGGTGCGACCCTGCCGGATATAGCGCGACTGCGCCGGCTGACAGAAGAGCTCGGCGGAACCTTCCACACCGTCACCGGCGAAAGTCCGGCGCAATCGGTGCTGGAATTCGCACGCGGATGCAACGCGACGCAGATCGTGATCGGCACCAGCCGTCGTCCCCTGTGGCGGCGTCTGTGGTCGCGCGGGTTTAGTGAGGAAATCATCGAATCTTCGCACGAGATTGACACCCACGTCGTTGCGCTCGCGGACGGTGGGACAGCGATGCGCCGGAAACGCGCGCAAGCCCTCCCCGGGGAACGCCGGAACGCGGGATTCCTGCTCGCCGTTGCCCTGCCAGCCGTGATCAGCGGGTTGTTCCTCTGCTTTCGGGACCACCCGAATCTCGCGCTGGTCTCACCCGTTTTCCTGCTCGCGGCAGTGGTGGTCGCGCTCGTCGGCGGATTGTGGCCGTCCGTCGTCGCAGCTGTGCTGGGCAGCTTGCTCGCTGACTGGTTTTTCACGCCGCCGTACGGCACATTGACGATCGGCCACTTGGCTAACACCGTCGCTCTGCTGTTTTCGGTGGCGGTGGCGATCATTGTCGCCTCGTTAGTCAACCGCTATGCGATGCGGCTGCACCAGGCACGTGTCGCCCAGGCCGAGGCCACTGCCATGGCCGACATGACCAACGTGCTGCTCGGATCGAATCAACAGTTGCGGCTCTTGCTCGACCGGATCGTTGAGATGTGCGGATTGACTGCTGCGGCGGTGGTAGAGCGGCGCTCACAACTCGGCAGCTTTACAACGTTAGAGTGCACGGACGCCTTTGACCCAGCCAACATTGAGGACAGCGAGCGCGACGCCATTGACGGCACGCACGACCTGGTGCTGCAGCCCGCGGACATCTCTGCCGAGAAGCGGCGGCTGATCAGCGCCTGCGTTGTCTACGCCCAGGCCATACTGCAGCGCGATGAACTTGAGCGCTCCGCTTCTAGCGCGGCTGAACTTGCGTCGGACAACAGGGCGCGAACTGCGTTGCTCTCCGCAGTTTCCCATGATCTTCGAACGCCGCTTTCGGGCATCAAAGCCTCGATAGAAAGCTTGCGCAGCACATCGGTGTCGTTCACCGCCGAAGAGCGCGGGGAACTTATGGAGTCCATCGAACTGAGCGCGGACAAATTGGACAGGTTGATCACGAACCTCCTCGGCATGTCGCGGCTGCAGGTGGGGGCCCTTATAGCTAAACCGGATGTTTACGATCTGCGGGAATTGCTTCCGGAATATATTGCCCAGGTGAGCGAGCCGAACCGGGTGCGTTTTATCGCCGCCGCCGAACCTGTGCTGGCGTGCGTGGACGCGGGGTTGTTGGAAAGAGTGGTGACCAACCTCTTGGAGAACTCGTTGCACTACCAACAGCAGGGCGAGGTGCGGGTCAGCACTGAACCGCAAAGTGGGGCAGTGGCGATCAAAATTGTGGACTCCGGACCGGGCGTGAAGCGCAAGGACAGGGAAGCAATTTTCCTTCCTTTCCAACGTAAAGGCGACACGCAGACCACTGATGGGGTGGGACTCGGTCTCGCCGTAGCCCGCGGATTGGCAGAGGCTATGCACGGCGAGGTCGCTCCGTCGGAGACACCGGGTGGCGGGCTGACTATGACAGTGCGCGTACCGGTGAAGCCCAATCCACGTGAAGAGAGGGAAGCAGACGTATGA
- a CDS encoding response regulator transcription factor translates to MTKILVVDDDATLLRTLRINLRARGYESVCVGCGMDALDELEEDPPQLVILDLGLPDIDGTEILHRVRQTSHVPIIVLSARDQPEDIVEALDDGANDFVTKPFGVEELMARVRASLRSSGVATSAIPPFVAGDVVLDFAESRATKAGRELHLTPTEWRMLSTLAKANGVLVRHDDLLGSIWGPGYGRELNYLRVYAHQIRRKIEDDHTRPTYLITEPGVGYRLVRGGA, encoded by the coding sequence ATGACCAAGATCCTCGTCGTAGACGACGATGCCACGTTGCTGAGAACGCTGCGAATCAACCTTCGCGCCCGTGGGTACGAGTCCGTGTGCGTCGGCTGCGGCATGGATGCGTTGGACGAGCTGGAGGAGGACCCGCCACAACTGGTCATTCTTGATCTCGGCTTGCCAGACATCGATGGCACGGAGATCCTTCACCGTGTGAGGCAGACGTCCCACGTGCCAATTATCGTGCTGTCTGCACGGGACCAGCCGGAAGACATAGTCGAGGCGCTCGACGACGGCGCCAACGACTTTGTGACTAAACCGTTCGGTGTGGAAGAGCTGATGGCCCGCGTGCGGGCATCCTTGCGAAGCAGTGGGGTAGCAACCTCGGCGATTCCACCGTTTGTCGCGGGGGATGTGGTCCTCGACTTTGCCGAGTCCCGCGCAACAAAGGCTGGCCGCGAATTGCACCTCACGCCAACCGAGTGGCGGATGCTGTCCACGTTGGCGAAGGCGAACGGAGTGCTCGTGCGTCACGATGATCTGTTGGGCTCCATCTGGGGGCCCGGCTACGGGCGGGAATTGAACTACCTGCGCGTGTACGCCCACCAAATTCGCCGGAAAATAGAAGACGACCACACCCGGCCGACATACTTGATTACCGAGCCAGGTGTGGGATATAGACTTGTGCGCGGCGGTGCCTGA
- a CDS encoding helix-turn-helix transcriptional regulator — protein MNTVRKWRRWFEMSQQELADRVGVSRQTIANIERGNYSPSVYLALDICREFGKSVEDVFGQSKEKEEDV, from the coding sequence ATGAACACAGTCCGCAAATGGAGGCGCTGGTTTGAAATGTCGCAGCAAGAGCTCGCAGACCGCGTCGGTGTTTCGCGGCAGACCATCGCCAACATCGAGCGGGGCAACTACTCGCCTTCCGTGTACCTCGCCCTCGACATCTGCCGTGAATTTGGAAAGTCAGTTGAGGATGTCTTTGGGCAATCGAAGGAGAAGGAAGAGGATGTTTAA
- the polA gene encoding DNA polymerase I: MAFRAFYALPAENFSTSGGQHTNAVYGFLSMFANILADEKPTHAAVAFDVGRKTFRTERFPEYKAQRESAPPEFKGQVPIIEDVLGDLGITTLSKENFEADDIVATLVTQARAEGDFEIVLVSGDRDYIQLVDGTTTLMYPTRGVSTMTRFTPEEVENKYGLTPAQYPDFAALRGDPSDNLPSVPKVGEKTATKWITQYGSLEGLIENADELKGVAANNFRERIDQVRLNRELTQMVTDVELPVAPNDLELKPAEIPQVAARFDDLEFGVNLRERVLAAVPTDGAAPESQVVELEDITLDDEPLDVWLSAREADGLAVYITGNAAPGQGDVVALAIVDKQRHGVSKLAADLSAEEDAALKRWLESDAPKYMHEAKAAYHMLRGRGIELRGIAHDTAIAAYLLRPGQRTYALEDIYQRHLQRQLDIGSDQMSLLGDTADVDAAAAILELAAELAKELREINSYELYADLELPLVTVLAEMEYTGIAVDLDVLEDQRKEFTLKVEQIEEEARKLVDEPSLNLSSPKQLSAVLFDKLELPKTKKTKTGYSTAAGEIEALAEKHPHPFLDHLLAHRELQKLKSTIEGLIKTVQPDGRIHTTFNQTVASTGRLSSAEPNLQNIPVRTEAGRKIRSAFVVGEGYECLLTADYSQIEMRVMAHLSQDEGLIEAYRAGEDLHNFVGSRVFDVPIDQVTPELRRRVKAMSYGLVYGLSAYGLSNQLSISAGEAKDIMESYFERFGGVKRYLDEVVEQARRDGYTSTVFGRRRYLPELTSDNRVARENAERAALNAPIQGTAADIIKVAMLRVDSALEGKQSRVLLQVHDELVVEIAPGELDEVREIVEREMDGAIELLVPLEVSAGTGKNWDEAAH; the protein is encoded by the coding sequence ATGGCCTTCCGCGCCTTCTACGCGCTGCCCGCGGAGAACTTCTCCACCTCCGGCGGCCAGCACACGAATGCGGTCTACGGGTTTCTATCCATGTTCGCCAACATCCTGGCGGACGAGAAGCCGACGCACGCCGCCGTCGCCTTCGACGTGGGCCGTAAGACCTTCCGCACGGAGCGTTTCCCGGAGTACAAGGCGCAGCGCGAGTCCGCGCCGCCGGAGTTCAAAGGCCAGGTGCCGATCATCGAGGACGTGCTGGGTGACCTTGGCATCACCACCTTGAGCAAGGAGAACTTCGAGGCGGACGACATTGTCGCCACGCTGGTGACCCAGGCGCGTGCGGAGGGCGACTTCGAGATCGTGCTGGTCAGCGGCGACCGCGACTACATCCAGCTTGTGGACGGCACGACCACCCTGATGTATCCCACCCGCGGCGTGTCAACAATGACCCGGTTTACGCCCGAAGAAGTAGAGAACAAGTACGGTCTAACGCCTGCGCAGTATCCGGACTTCGCGGCGCTGCGCGGCGATCCGTCGGACAACCTGCCCAGCGTGCCGAAAGTGGGGGAGAAGACCGCCACCAAATGGATCACGCAGTACGGCAGCCTCGAAGGGCTCATCGAAAACGCCGACGAGCTCAAGGGCGTGGCCGCGAACAACTTCCGCGAGCGCATCGACCAGGTCCGCCTCAACCGCGAGCTCACCCAGATGGTTACCGATGTGGAGCTGCCGGTCGCCCCGAACGATCTGGAGCTCAAGCCGGCCGAGATCCCCCAGGTAGCCGCGCGCTTCGACGACCTCGAATTCGGCGTGAACCTCCGCGAGCGCGTCCTCGCCGCTGTGCCCACTGACGGCGCTGCGCCCGAGTCCCAGGTGGTCGAGCTCGAGGACATCACGCTTGACGACGAACCTTTGGACGTCTGGCTTTCCGCGCGAGAGGCCGACGGCCTGGCTGTGTACATCACCGGCAACGCCGCGCCTGGTCAGGGTGACGTGGTGGCGCTTGCGATCGTCGATAAGCAAAGGCACGGAGTATCCAAGCTTGCCGCGGACTTGAGCGCCGAAGAGGACGCTGCGCTGAAGCGCTGGCTGGAATCGGACGCGCCGAAGTACATGCATGAGGCCAAGGCGGCGTACCACATGCTGCGCGGGCGAGGTATTGAGCTGCGGGGCATCGCGCACGACACCGCGATTGCCGCGTACCTGCTGCGTCCAGGCCAGCGCACCTACGCTTTGGAGGATATCTACCAGCGCCACCTGCAGCGCCAGCTCGACATCGGCTCCGACCAGATGAGCCTGCTGGGCGACACCGCGGACGTGGACGCTGCTGCCGCAATTCTGGAGCTGGCGGCCGAGCTGGCGAAGGAGTTGCGCGAGATCAACTCCTACGAGCTCTACGCGGACCTGGAGCTGCCGCTGGTGACCGTGCTCGCGGAAATGGAGTACACCGGCATCGCCGTGGACTTGGACGTGCTGGAAGACCAGCGCAAAGAGTTCACGCTGAAGGTCGAGCAGATCGAAGAAGAGGCGCGCAAGCTTGTGGACGAGCCTTCGCTCAACCTCTCCAGCCCCAAGCAGCTGTCGGCCGTGCTCTTTGACAAGCTGGAGCTGCCGAAGACGAAAAAGACCAAGACCGGCTATTCCACCGCCGCAGGTGAGATTGAAGCGCTGGCGGAAAAGCACCCTCACCCCTTCCTGGATCACCTCCTGGCGCACCGCGAGCTGCAGAAACTCAAGTCCACCATCGAAGGCTTGATCAAGACGGTGCAGCCGGACGGACGCATTCACACCACGTTCAACCAGACCGTCGCCTCCACCGGCCGTCTCAGCTCAGCGGAGCCGAACCTGCAAAACATTCCGGTGCGCACGGAAGCCGGGCGCAAGATCCGCTCGGCGTTTGTGGTGGGTGAGGGCTACGAGTGCTTGCTCACTGCCGACTACTCGCAGATTGAGATGCGCGTGATGGCGCACCTCAGCCAGGACGAAGGGCTCATCGAGGCATACCGGGCAGGGGAGGATCTGCACAACTTCGTCGGCTCGCGCGTGTTCGACGTGCCCATCGACCAAGTCACCCCGGAGCTGCGCCGGCGCGTGAAGGCAATGTCTTACGGTCTGGTTTACGGCCTGTCCGCCTACGGGCTGTCCAACCAACTTTCCATCTCCGCCGGCGAGGCCAAAGACATCATGGAAAGCTATTTCGAGCGCTTCGGCGGTGTGAAGCGCTACCTGGACGAGGTAGTCGAGCAGGCTCGCCGCGACGGCTACACCTCCACCGTGTTCGGCCGCCGCCGCTACCTGCCTGAGTTGACCAGCGACAACCGAGTCGCGCGCGAGAACGCGGAGCGTGCCGCGCTCAACGCGCCGATCCAGGGCACGGCGGCCGACATCATCAAGGTGGCTATGCTCCGGGTCGACTCGGCGCTGGAGGGCAAGCAGTCGCGCGTGCTGCTGCAGGTCCACGACGAGCTGGTGGTCGAAATCGCCCCGGGTGAACTCGACGAGGTACGAGAGATTGTGGAGCGCGAGATGGACGGCGCCATCGAGCTGCTCGTGCCCCTGGAAGTCTCCGCCGGAACCGGGAAGAACTGGGACGAGGCGGCGCACTAA